One genomic window of Ictalurus punctatus breed USDA103 chromosome 23, Coco_2.0, whole genome shotgun sequence includes the following:
- the rnf6 gene encoding E3 ubiquitin-protein ligase RNF6 has translation MDPPGGRDERRRQAERLRREEAYYHFINELSEEEYRLMRDSNLLGTPGEVTAEELRQRLDGAKERVSSQPRPESRPQNSEEGQEGSSAAVEPGTESTNGDSLLEWLNTFRRTGNATRSGQSGNQTWRAVSRTNPNSGEFRFSLEININHEQPEPGEHSDTSDPIELPVPQRASASIRTPLRPTPYSTQHPTPYSTTRPTLGRRAQARRTRSSTTPPITPPLISQAPYTSLRRNLALPQPAALPPPPPPPSQAMPTSLPQEQDSTNSVQGQVQTQPPSLSNEEEQEVNDVPDCPEAVSQASVQGAAASREARRTRSRGRVRRIAVSRSSRRSRSPLDRNSARSSSPTPGNSAPAIEPAGNTAAAAAAAAALVETVEVPAEPTVPVESAPEAGTEEGETPASGTAGGVRRHPTIMLDLQVRRIRPGENRDRDSIASRTRSRARAAENTVTFESDSGGFRRTISRSERAGIRTYVSTIRIPLRRISETGLGEPSSTALRSILRQIMTGFGELSSLMETEADPESSAPGQNVGVNAAAQTQRAQDGEATTGNAVTDSGREGGAAGEAGQARVGANGRDTNNLVENGTLPILRLAHFFLLNDEEDDEHPRGLTKEQIDNLATRTYGQASLEGEQGRACSVCINEYAQGNKLRSLPCAHEFHIHCIDRWLSENNTCPICRQPILSSHQD, from the exons ATGGACCCTCCCGGCGGGCGAGACGAGCGTCGCCGTCAGGCCGAGCGTCTTCGGCGGGAGGAGGCGTACTACCACTTCATCAACGAGCTGAGCGAGGAGGAGTATCGGCTCATGAGAGACAGCAACCTGCTGGGTACACCAG gtgaagtCACAGCCGAGGAGCTGAGACAGCGTCTGGATGGAGCAAAGGAGCGCGTGTCCTCACAGCCTCGCCCTGAATCACGTCCACAGAACAGTGAGGAAGGACAGGAGGGCAGCAGTG CTGCTGTTGAGCCGGGCACCGAGAGCACGAACGGAGACTCTCTGCTGGAGTGGCTGAACACGTTCCGGCGCACAGGCAACGCCACCCGCAGCGGCCAGAGCGGCAACCAGACGTGGCGTGCCGTCAGCCGCACGAATCCAAACAGTGGCGAGTTTCGCTTCAGCCTGGAAATCAACATCAATCACGAGCAGCCCGAGCCGGGGGAACACAGCGACACTTCTGACCCCATTGAACTTCCTGTCCCGCAGAGGGCCTCTGCGTCTATACGCACTCCCCTGAGGCCCACGCCCTATTCCACTCAGCACCCCACCCCTTATTCTACAACCAGGCCCACTCTGGGGAGGCGGGCTCAGGCACGGCGCACTCGCAGTAGTACTACCCCACCCATAACCCCACCTCTGATCTCGCAGGCGCCGTATACGAGTTTGAGGAGGAACCTTGCTTTGCCTCAGCCAGCAgcgcttcctcctcctcctccccctccttcaCAGGCCATGCCCACGTCCCTGCCTCAAGAGCAGGATAGTACCAACAGCGTGCAGGGTCAAGTACAGACGCAGCCTCCTTCACTTAGTAACGAGGAGGAGCAGGAAGTTAACGACGTTCCGGACTGTCCAGAAGCTGTGTCTCAGGCCAGCGTGCAGGGGGCGGCGGCTAGCCGTGAGGCACGCAGAACTCGTTCACGTGGTCGGGTCCGCCGGATAGCTGTGTCCCGGTCCTCGCGTCGTAGCCGCTCACCTCTGGATAGAAACTCCGCCCGAAGCTCTAGTCCCACCCCCGGCAACAGTGCCCCTGCAATAGAGCCTGCTGGAAACacggctgctgctgctgctgctgctgctgctctagTGGAGACGGTGGAAGTTCCCGCTGAGCCGACAGTACCAGTTGAATCTGCCCCCGAAGCGGGCACTGAGGAAGGCGAGACGCCAGCGTCAGGCACGGCAGGAGGTGTCCGCCGGCACCCGACTATCATGTTGGATTTGCAGGTGCGCAGAATCCGGCCGGGCGAGAACCGAGACCGGGACAGCATTGCCAGCCGCACGCGGTCTCGTGCCCGCGCCGCTGAAAATACGGTCACTTTCGAGAGCGACAGCGGAGGCTTCAGACGGACCATCTCGCGCTCGGAACGCGCTGGCATCCGCACCTACGTAAGCACTATCCGCATTCCTCTGCGCCGCATCTCGGAGACGGGTTTGGGCGAGCCGAGTTCCACAGCGCTACGCTCCATCCTGCGACAGATCATGACCGGCTTCGGAGAGCTCAGCTCTTTAATGGAGACCGAGGCAGACCCGGAAAGCTCCGCCCCTGGACAGAACGTGGGTGTCAACGCTGCGGCTCAGACACAGCGAGCGCAGGATGGTGAAGCCACAACAGGGAACGCTGTGACCGATTCGGGACGAGAGGGTGGAGCAGCGGGCGAGGCAGGCCAGGCGAGGGTGGGTGCCAACGGGCGGGACACGAATAACCTGGTTGAGAACGGCACCTTGCCCATCCTGCGGCTGGCGCACTTCTTCTTGCTGAACGACGAGGAGGACGACGAGCACCCGCGCGGCCTCACCAAAGAGCAGATCGACAATCTGGCCACGCGCACCTACGGCCAGGCGAGCCTGGAGGGCGAGCAGGGGCGCGCGTGCAGTGTATGCATCAACGAGTATGCGCAGGGCAACAAGCTGCGCAGCCTCCCCTGTGCACACGAGTTCCATATCCACTGCATCGACCGCTGGCTCTCGGAGAACAACACGTGCCCCATCTGTAGGCAGCCCATTCTGTCCAGCCATCAGGACTGA